The window CGAACGGCAGGGACTCGTAGGCCAGGGGTTCCTTGCCCTCGGCCGCCTCGGGCAGGTCGAGGCCGATGTCGTCCCGGGCGATCTCGGAGCAGCCGATGTCCGCGATGTAGAACGTTCCGGGATCGCTCCAGTCTCCCCGGGAGACATCGACGAACGAGGTGTCGGCGATGGTCTTGCGGTAGGTCTCCTTGATCTTGCCGACCTTCTCCTTGAACTCCGCCTTCTGCCGGCCGAGTTCGTCCGTGACGTTGCCGGCCTTGCCGATCTCGTCGGCGAAAGCCTTCCACTCGGTGTCGAGCCCCCAGTACACGGTCGGGGCGATCGACTCGAGTCGCTTGCCGACCTTGCCCCAGTCGTTCGAGTGGAACTGGACCAGGATGAGGTCCGGCTTGAGGGCGGCGAGCTTCTCGAGGTCCACCTCGCCCCCGTCGCTGCCGACCACCTCGGCTGCCTCGTACGCGGTCTTCTGTTCCTGCGGCAGCACGTCGAGTTCGGAGTCCGACACCTCGGTGACGCCCACCGGCTTGCCACCCAGATCGATGAAGGGGAGGTTCGTGTTGCCGATCGTGACGATCCGCCGGGGGTCGGCGGGAATCTTGACGGTGCCGTTCTCGGCCTTGACGCTGTGGGTCTCGGCGGCGGCCTTGTCGCCGGTGTCGTCACCGTCACCGCCGCAGGCGGTGAGGACGAGCGACGTACTCAACAGGGCGGCGGCGAGGGCCGTGCCGCGTCTCGTTACAGGCGTGCTGCTCATGGTGGTTTTTCTTTCTCTTCTTGCCCGGGTGGAGGCGTGAGCTCGGGTGGCGGGGATCAGTCAGCGGTGGCGCGGACGAGTTCGTGGACGGTGACGC of the Streptomyces koelreuteriae genome contains:
- a CDS encoding ABC transporter substrate-binding protein, yielding MSSTPVTRRGTALAAALLSTSLVLTACGGDGDDTGDKAAAETHSVKAENGTVKIPADPRRIVTIGNTNLPFIDLGGKPVGVTEVSDSELDVLPQEQKTAYEAAEVVGSDGGEVDLEKLAALKPDLILVQFHSNDWGKVGKRLESIAPTVYWGLDTEWKAFADEIGKAGNVTDELGRQKAEFKEKVGKIKETYRKTIADTSFVDVSRGDWSDPGTFYIADIGCSEIARDDIGLDLPEAAEGKEPLAYESLPFEQIGELSEYGVITYPVDAEGRPTEPFVPVTKTNTWKALPAVSSGRALGLFCPGNNSYGPVLRYLDSLDRALATLPPQ